Within Armatimonadota bacterium, the genomic segment CGGGGGCTCACCCTGGCCGCCGGGCGGTTCCTCAACAACGCCGACCTGGCCCGCCGCAAGCGGGTCGCCGTGCTGGGGACGTCGTTGGCGCGGGCCCTCTACCGGAATCCCGCCGCCGCCGTGGGCCGGCGGTTCACCCTGGGCGGCCGGGCCTTCGAGGTGGTCGGCGTGCTGGCCCCGGAGGGGTCGATTCTGGGGCTCGACCTGGACGACCGCGCCTACGTGCCCTTCACCGTGGCGCAGCAGATCTTCAACCTCAACTACGCCACCTTCTTCTTCGTCAAGGCCGCCGATCCGACGGCGGTGCCGCGCACCAAGCGCGAGGTGGAGCGCATCCTGCTGCGCCAGCACCGCGGGGAGGAGGACTTCACCGTCCTCTCCCAGAGCCAGCTCCTCCGGTCCCTGGACGCCATCCTGCGCATCCTCACCGTGGCCCTCTCCAGCATCGCCGGCATCTCGCTGGTCGTCGGCGGGATCGGCATCATGAACATCATGCTGGTCTCGGTGACGGAGCGCACCCGGGAGATCGGGATCCGCAAGGCCATCGGGGCGCGGCGCAGCACCATCCTCACGCAGTTCCTGATCGAAGCGGTGGCGATCAGCCTGGTCGGCGGCTTCCTGGGGATGCTGGCCGGCCTGACCGGGTCCTGGGTGATCTCGGCCCGGCTGTTCCAGACCGTGCCCACGGCGGCGACGATCGTCCCCGTCGTGGCCCTGGCCTTCGGTTTCTCCGTCGCCGTCGGCGTGATCTTCGGCGTCTATCCGGCCTACCGGGCGGCGGGGCTCAACCCGGTGGAGGCGCTGCGGTATGAGTGAGCCTCCGGCGCGGCGCGCTTGCTGGCGACCGCCGGCTCCCCTATAATGACGCTGGCCGTGGGGACGTAGCTCAGCTGGGAGAGCGCCGCACTCGCATTGCGGAGGTCGCCGGTTCGAATCCGGTCGTCTCCACCAGAGATCCCATGGCGGTATAGAGCACCTTGCCCTGCCCCTTGCACCAGTCTGCCTCAAAGCCAGCACTGCCGCTCGAGTCCCGGCGTAGTGGTCCTTCCCAACGGATGGTAAAGTAGGGGGCAGGCATGGCGACCGGCGACACGACCAAGCGCATCCTCGGGCCCTCACGCCGGCCGACGATCCGGCCCCCGCGGCCTCCCTGGTACGCGCGGTCGGGATGGCGCCTCGCGCTGTGGGCGGGCGGGACACTGGTCCTGGTGATGGTGCTGGCCGCCGGCGCCGTCGTCGGCATGGGGCTGGCCTTCGCCACGAAGCTGCCCGACATCTCCGCCCTGTACGCTCCGCCCAGCGAGGCCACACGCGTCTACGCCAGCAACGGCGAGCTCATCGCCAGCCTGTACCGCGAGAACCGCGACACCATCCCGCTGGAGGAGATCCCCGCGGCGCTCCAGCAGGCCGTGATCGCCATCGAGGACGAGCGCTTCTACCAGCACCGCGGCGTGGACCTGCGCGGCACGGCCCGGGCGATGTGGCGGAACCTTCTGGCCGGGGAACTGCGCGAGGGCGGCAGCACCATCACCCAGCAGCTGGCGCGCAGCGTCTTCCTCACCCAGAAGCGCCAGTTCAGCCGGAAGCTCGCCGAGATGATGCTGGCCGTGGAGATCGAGCGCCGCCTGACCAAGGCCGAGATCCTGGAGCGCTACCTGAACCAGGTGTACTTCGGTCAGGGCGCCTACGGCGTGGAGATGGCCGCCCGCGTCTACTTCGGCAAGCGCGCCCGGGAGCTGAATCTGGCGGAGAGCGCGCTGCTGGCGGGGCTCATTCGCGCCCCCACCATCTACTCTCCGCACCAGAACCCGGAACTGGCCAAAGCGCGCCAGCGCGTCGTCCTCACCCGCATGATGGAGCTGGGCTACCTCACGCCCCGCCAGGCGGCGCAGACCGCGGAGCAGCCCCTGAAGCTCACCGCGGAGGGCAGCGCCGGGCTGATCGGGATTCGCGCCCCGTATTTTGTCTCGTACATCCTGCCCTACCTCCTCGAGCGCTACGGCGAGGAGGTGGTCTACAACGGCGGGCTGCGCGTTTACACGACGATGGACGTCCGCCTGCAGGCCGCAGCGGAGAAGGCGATCCGTCAGGGCATCGAGCAGGCGGAAAAGCAGAAGCTCAGGGTCAGCCAGGGGGCGCTGGTGGCCATCGAGCCGGAGACCGGCTTCATCCGGGCGATGATCGGCGGCTACGACTTCGCCCAGAGCCAGTTCAACCGCGCCTGGCAGGCCCACCGCCAGCCGGGGTCGGCCTTCAAACCCTTCATCTACACGGCGGCCGTCGCCAACCGGATGACCACGACCCGGCGCATCGTGGACGAACCGGTGCGCTACGAGATCGTCGGGGCCACGGAGAAAGAGCGGATCTGGGAACCGAAGAACTACGACGGCAAGTTCCGCGGCGAGATCACCCTGCGCGCGGCGCTGGAGCAGTCCATCAACATCCCGGCCGTCAAGACGCTGGCCGAGATCGGTCCGCAGACGGTGATCGCCTACGCCCGGCGCATGGGGATCACCACGCCGCTGCGGCCGCACCTCTCCCTGGCCTTGGGCACGCCCGATCTCACGCCGCTGGAGATGGCGTCGGCCTACGGCACCCTGGCCGCGATGGGGGTGCACGCCGAGCCCATCGCCGTCCGGCGGATCACCACCAGCGACGGCCAGGTCCTGGAGGACAACCTGCCGCGGCGGGACCTCGTCCTCAGCGCCGACGTCTCCTACCTGATGATCGACCTCCTGAAGGGCGTGATCCTGCGCGGCACCGGCCGCGCCGCGGACATCGGTCGGCCGGCCGCGGGCAAGACCGGCACCACCGACGACTACCGCAACGCCTGGTTCATCGGCTTCACCCCACAGCTCAGCACCGCGGTCTGGGTGGGCAACGACGACAACACCCCGATGCGCCGCGTGGTGGGCGGTACCGTCCCGGCGCGCATCTGGCGGGAGTTCATGCGCGCGGCGCTGGAAGGGACGCCCCCCGAGGACTGGGTGCGGCCGGAGGGCGTCGTGGAGGTCACGGTCTGCGCCCCGTCCGGCCTGCTGGCCACCCCGGCCTGCCCCCATCCGCGGCGCGAGCTCTTCATCCGCGGAACCGAGCCCACCGAGTACGACTCCGGGGCGGCCACCGAGGCGGAGGCGACACGGGTGACCGGATCGGTGCCCCTGCAGGTTCTGACGCCCCGCGGAGGGCAGGAGGTGAGCTCGCCCTTCGCCGTCGAGGGCGCGACCGTTCCCGGGGCCACGGTAACCCTCAGCATCCTGGCCCAGGGCGGCTTCCTGCGCGTCCAGCTCGCCGAGACCACCCTGCCCGTGACCGACGAGGGCCGGTTCAACTATGTCTTCCGGCCGTCGCTGCGCATCGCCGGGGTGCGCTACCTGATCACCATCACGGCCACGACGGCCGACGGCGCGCGGTCCACGGCGACGCTCACGGTGACGGAGCGCTGACCCGCGTAGTACAATACGAACGGATCGCATCCTCCAGGTGGCGAGGTCCGCCGTGTCCGGGCATTCCAAGTGGCACAACATTCGGATCAAGAAGCAGAAGGCCGATCTCGTTCGCGGCAAGCTCTTCAGCAAGTTCGCCCGGGAGATCGCCGTGGCGGCCAGGGAAGGCGGCCCCAACCCCGAGGGGAACGCGCGGCTGCGCACGGCCATCGAGCGGGCCCGCGAAGTCGGGATGCCCAACGACAACATCCAGCGGGCGATCCAGCGCGGGGCGGGCGGCGCGGAGGGCGCCAGTTACGAGGCGATCACCTACGAGGGGTATGCCCCGGGCGGCGTGGCCGTCCTGGTCGAGGTGCTCACGGACAACCGCAACCGCACCGCGGCCGACGTGCGGAGCCTGTTTACCAAGCACGGCGGGGCGCTGGGGGAAGTGGGCTCCGTGGCCTGGATGTTTGACCGGCGGGGGATGATCCTCGTCGATCGCACGAAGGTGCAGGAGGACGATCTGCTCCTTGCGGCGCTGGAGGCCGGAGCGGACGACGTGCGCAGCACCGCGGAGGCCTACGAGATCGTCACCGCGCCGGAGCAGCTGGACAAGGTGAAGCAGGCCCTGGCCGCGGCGCGGATCCCCATCCAGTCGGCCGAGGTGACGATGGTCCCCAAGTCCACGGTGCCGGTGGGGCCGCGCGAGGCCAAGCAGGTGCTGGCCCTGATGGACGCCCTGGAAGACCACGACGACGTCCAGCGGGCCTACGCCAACTTCGACATCCCCGACGAGATCCTCCAGCAGGTCGGCTGATCCGTCCTCCCTCCGGGCCCGCGGACCGGATCGTCCGGCGAGGAGCCGGAGCAGTTGCCGCGAACCCTCCAGGGTAAATCGGGTCGTCGGAGTCGACACAGCGGGCGCCGTGCTATAATTCGAACACAGGTTCGAGATGCGCATCCTCGGGGTGGATCCAGGTCTCCGGGCGACCGGCTACGCGGTGCTGCAGGGCTCCCCGCAGGGCATCCGGCTGATCCGCACCGGCGTGATCCGGACCGACGACGCCGCGGCCCTGGCGCTGCGGCTGCGCACCATCTACACCGGTCTGGCCGCCGTGATCGAGGAGTTCCGACCCGACGGACTGGCCGTGGAGGATCTCTTCGCCG encodes:
- a CDS encoding penicillin-binding protein 1A, translating into MATGDTTKRILGPSRRPTIRPPRPPWYARSGWRLALWAGGTLVLVMVLAAGAVVGMGLAFATKLPDISALYAPPSEATRVYASNGELIASLYRENRDTIPLEEIPAALQQAVIAIEDERFYQHRGVDLRGTARAMWRNLLAGELREGGSTITQQLARSVFLTQKRQFSRKLAEMMLAVEIERRLTKAEILERYLNQVYFGQGAYGVEMAARVYFGKRARELNLAESALLAGLIRAPTIYSPHQNPELAKARQRVVLTRMMELGYLTPRQAAQTAEQPLKLTAEGSAGLIGIRAPYFVSYILPYLLERYGEEVVYNGGLRVYTTMDVRLQAAAEKAIRQGIEQAEKQKLRVSQGALVAIEPETGFIRAMIGGYDFAQSQFNRAWQAHRQPGSAFKPFIYTAAVANRMTTTRRIVDEPVRYEIVGATEKERIWEPKNYDGKFRGEITLRAALEQSINIPAVKTLAEIGPQTVIAYARRMGITTPLRPHLSLALGTPDLTPLEMASAYGTLAAMGVHAEPIAVRRITTSDGQVLEDNLPRRDLVLSADVSYLMIDLLKGVILRGTGRAADIGRPAAGKTGTTDDYRNAWFIGFTPQLSTAVWVGNDDNTPMRRVVGGTVPARIWREFMRAALEGTPPEDWVRPEGVVEVTVCAPSGLLATPACPHPRRELFIRGTEPTEYDSGAATEAEATRVTGSVPLQVLTPRGGQEVSSPFAVEGATVPGATVTLSILAQGGFLRVQLAETTLPVTDEGRFNYVFRPSLRIAGVRYLITITATTADGARSTATLTVTER
- a CDS encoding YebC/PmpR family DNA-binding transcriptional regulator, producing MSGHSKWHNIRIKKQKADLVRGKLFSKFAREIAVAAREGGPNPEGNARLRTAIERAREVGMPNDNIQRAIQRGAGGAEGASYEAITYEGYAPGGVAVLVEVLTDNRNRTAADVRSLFTKHGGALGEVGSVAWMFDRRGMILVDRTKVQEDDLLLAALEAGADDVRSTAEAYEIVTAPEQLDKVKQALAAARIPIQSAEVTMVPKSTVPVGPREAKQVLALMDALEDHDDVQRAYANFDIPDEILQQVG
- a CDS encoding ABC transporter permease — its product is MSAAWRGLVGLGEALAVAAEALRANTLRSILTTLGVIIGVAAVISLVSVGQTARTSVVGEFASLGPELLWVLPGKAKEGTFGAAEEGRLTLTYDDAQALAAQGRTIAGVAPVLQTQIQLIAAARRYTTTIVGTTPEIFQIRGLTLAAGRFLNNADLARRKRVAVLGTSLARALYRNPAAAVGRRFTLGGRAFEVVGVLAPEGSILGLDLDDRAYVPFTVAQQIFNLNYATFFFVKAADPTAVPRTKREVERILLRQHRGEEDFTVLSQSQLLRSLDAILRILTVALSSIAGISLVVGGIGIMNIMLVSVTERTREIGIRKAIGARRSTILTQFLIEAVAISLVGGFLGMLAGLTGSWVISARLFQTVPTAATIVPVVALAFGFSVAVGVIFGVYPAYRAAGLNPVEALRYE